The region TTTGTCCTGCGAGGCAGAACTGGGCCATGTGGGAATGGCAAACCAGTCGGATAATACCAGAACTGACCTTTATACAAATCCGGAACAGGCAAAGGAATTCGTAGCCAGAACCCACTGCGATTGCCTGGCTGTTGCCATCGGTACAGCCCACGGAAGCTATCCAAAGGGATTTGTGCCAAAACTGGACTTTGACCGGCTGAGGCTTCTCAAGGATACTCTTAAGATGCCGCTGGTTCTTCACGGCGGTTCAGGGGCAGGGGATGAAAATATTAAAAAAGTAGTTGGATGCGGAATTAACAAAATTAACGTATGTACAGATTTGTTTAAGCATGCAAGACAGGCCATGGCCGATGCCATTGCCGCTGATCCGTCTATTGATTATATGGATGTGTGTATGGTAGCCCAGGAAGCCATGAAGGTGTTTATCAAGAGATATATGCGGCTGATAGGTTCCAGTGGGCGTTATACCTTTGAAAAGGACCAGGGACCGGAGCTGGATTGAAAAATATAATCCTTAAATAAGAGACAGGCAAGAATTTTCGCTTACAAACGATGGGGGTGTTGCAAAACTAGCTAATGCTAGTTGCGACACTCCCTTGCCATTTATGAGCTGTCCATTACAAATCGGTTTTCCTCAGGCATATTTATTATTACCGCACCAGGCTGCCATCCGTCCTCACCGTCACAACCTGCCACGGTATGAACTTCCCGCTGGCCTGGAGTGCGCGTTTCGCTGCATTTTCAATACCGCCGCAGCATGGAACCTCCATGCGGACAATGGTGACATCCCTGATATCATTGAGACGGATGATTTCCGTCATCTTTTCAGAGTAATCCACCATATCCAGCTTCGGGCATCCTATCAGGGTGATGCGTCCGGCTATAAAATCATTGTGGAAATTGCCATAAGCAAAGGCAGTACAGTCAGCGGCTATCAAAAGACGGGCATCCTTAAAATAGGGGGCCTGGACAGGAGCCAGTTTAATCTGCACAGGCCACTGGGACAGCCGGCTCTCCATGGAAACGGTTTTTTCCGGGAAAAGGGTTCCTGTGGAGACAGTGTTTTCCCTTGCTTCCCTGGCAATGCTCCGGGACCGGCTTCCCGGACATCCGCTGTGATGAGGTGCTGCAAATGGGGAAACGGCGGAAGGGGAGACATTGGAGGAGACACCGGCGGAAGGGCAGGGGGCTGCGCCGGATGCATTCCGGCCCTGGGCCATGCGGGCTTTTACAGCTGCCTCGTCATAGGCAGCGGCCTCCCGTTCCTCAAAGGTAATGGCCCCGGTAGGGCAGGTGGGCAGACAGTCTCCGAGGCCGTCACAGTAATCATCCTTTAAAAGCCTGGCTTTTCCATCCACCATTCCGATGGCTCCTTCGTGGCAGGCGGCGGCACATGCGCCGCATCCGTTGCACAGGTCTTCATTTATCTTAATAATTCTTCTAATCATTCCTTTATCCTCCTTGTTGCAAAACAGTAAATTGTTGTTATGCTGGAAGTATACTATGGATAACGGGAAATGTATGTTGTTATGACAACATCTCATCTGCTGATTTTTACCATATTTTTTAAAGCAGGCAGGACAGCGGGAAAATGATGGCAATGGCCGGAAGAATATTTAAGACCTTGGTCCGCTTGATACCTGCAATTTTCAAACCCACTGCCAGGGTGATGATTCCCCCGCAGGCCTTAAAATTAGCCAGCATGGTGTCGGTGACCAGGGGGAGTATGTAAGAAGCACCTCCAAACAGCAGGATACCCACGGCAAACTGAGGCACGGCAATAAAGCCCACCAGATAGCCGGCTGTGGTCCCGAAGATAATGGCTGTAAAAAAGTCCATGACGGCCTTGGCATAGAGGATGGAATGGTCCCCGGTCATGGCTGAGTTCATGGCGCCAAATACCCCGGTTCCGCTGAAACAGAACAGGATTATCATACTGATTAACACATCCATCTGTTCGTCATCCAGTGTCAGGGGAAGCTGTTCCTCCAGCCGGTGAAGCCCCTTTAGCAGGTTATCCTCCAGGTTCAGAAGTTCTCCTATGACAGTTCCCACAATAAGGGCCAGCACCACGGCAGACAGACTTTTTAACATGATAATAAGGCTGATTCCCATGGTAATGGCTGACAGGCCAAAGATATTGGGGAGAGCTTCCTTTAATTTCTGAGGAAAATGGTTTTTTAAAAATGCCCCCAGCACACCTCCCAGGAATACGGCAATGCAGTTGGTTATGATTCCATATGGCATATGACAGTTGTCTCCTTTGCTGATATTTGTTCCAATGTTTACTTCGCGGGTTCTCCTGTATCAAAATTCCGCTGCATTCTTAAATATAGTTCCCGGAACAGTTCCATAAATTCCTGTACCTTTTCAGGCGGGATATCCCGGAATGTATCCTCTTCCAGTCTGGAAAATGCCTCTGTTACTTTCTGCCCCATCTCTTTCCCGCTGCCAGTCAAATAAATATAAAAAGAACGCCGGTCGCCATCCGTCCGTCTCCGTTCAATAAGGGATTTTGCCTCCATTCCGTTGAGTACGGATGTGAGGGTGGCGGCCTCTATGTGACAGGCGTCTGCAATCTCCCTCTGGTTTGCTCCATCATGGGCCATGAGATAGTCCAGGACCTTGGGCTGGCCGGGTGTCAGGCCGGTATGGTTTAGCTGGGCCATAAGCTGCTTTAAATAAATGGCATGGCCTGACATTAACAGATAATGAAAATTCATGGATAAACGGACCGCCTTTCACAATAATTAGAATCCTAACCATTATAATTCTAACTATAGGCGGTGTCAACCGATTTCCGCATCCCTGCCCTTCCGCACCTCTGCGCCCCCTTTATTCCTCTGTATCCCCCCCTCCCAGCATCACCCCCCCGCATCCCACCTGCAGTCCTTACAATCTTCTTAATTCTTATTATATATCAATATTAATTTATCGATTATCAATAAATAAATATTGAAAAATAATATAAACGGTGTTATATTCCAATTAAGGATTTTGAATAGAATTTCGAGTAAGGAAAAAGCCCTCCAAGGGGCACATAAGCAATACAGAAAGGTGGATTGTAGTATGAATATGCGTTTGGTAAGATTTACAAAGGGGCTTCTGGACATCATGTTTTATGTGGGGATGGCCATAACAGTGGCGATTCCGGTTCTTTTTCATTATGTAGGCATGTATATTGAGAAGTTCAGGACCTATTATGTGGTCCAGTGTGTGCTATACATGGCATCCGGGGTGCTGGCTCTTTTGCTTGTGCTGGAGCTGCGGCGGATGTTTGCCACTGTGCTGGCAGATGATGCATTTGTCATGGAAAATGCGGCGTCCTTAAAGCGAATGGGAAAATACAGCTTCCTCATAGCCTTCCTGTCCATTCTGCGTCTTTTTGTGGCATTTACTCCGGCCACAGCAGTGATTATTATTGTTTTTTCAATAGCGGGTCTTTTCTGTTTCGTGCTTTGCCTGGTATTTGAACAGGCAATACGTTACAAGCAGGAAAATGATTTGACCATATAGACAGGGAGGATTGGCATGGGAATTGTAATCAATTTGGATGTGATGATGGCCAGGAGAAAAAAGGGCCTGAAGGAATTGTCCGCGGAAGTGGACATTACCATGGCGAATCTGTCCATCCTGAAAAATAATAAAGCAAAGGCGATCCGGTTTTCAACCCTGGAGGCGATCTGTAAGGCCCTGGACTGCCAGCCGGGAGACATATTAAGTTATGAAAAAGAGGAAGGAGAGGACGAGAATGGAAGATAAGATGTATTTGAACGCGGCAGCCCAGGGGGAAGTAAGCGGCAGAGGGGACCGGACAGAGGAAAAATTGGGCGGACGTCTGCAGCGGATAGGAAGGGATTTTGGATTTTTCGGGGTACTCAGCATCTTTTATGGCGTAAGCGCCAGTTTCTGCCTTTTTAGAAATCCTCTGGGGATTACAGTCCCTTTGTTTGTGGCAGTGACCTATGGGGCGGCATTTCTGATATTCAGGAAAATGGGAGTGGTCATTAAAAAGGATTCTTATCTGCTGGCAGCAGTATCTCTGCTGATTGGGCTCTCCACCTGTTTTACGGGAAATATGGCAGTTGGGTACTATATGAACCGGCTGGCCCTGATTCTTTTGTTCTGCATATTCATCCTACACCAGTGTCATCAGGATAATAAGTGGAATATAGGAAAATATATGGCCTCCATTATTCTGTATCTGGCTCAGGCCGTGGGTATGGTTTTCTATCCCTTCCGCCATTTAGGGGAATATATACTGTCCTTGAAGGATAAACGGAGCCGGAATGTGTTCCGGCTGCTGGCCGGCGCCTGTGCGGCTATCCCGGCCGTCATATTCCTGTGCGTGCTTTTGTCAGGGGCGGATATGGTATTCAGGAATATGCTGTCAGTTGTCATTTCAAAGTTTCTCAATCCGGTTACCCTGTTCCTGGTGGTGCTCCAGACCATATTCTGGTCACTGGCCATGTACTGCCTGGTTTGCAGCGCCTATGGGGGAAGCATCAGTGACGGTATGGTCAATGTACGCAGGCATTCGCCGGTGGCAGCGGTCAGCTTCATGGCCATGGTAGGTTTTGTGTACCTGGTATTCTGCGTCATTCAGATTGTGTACCTTTTTATGGGAAAGGGAAGCCTGCCCCTGGGAATGACATATTCCCAGTATGCCAGGCAGGGATTTTTCCAGCTTCTCTTTGTGGCTGTCCTGAATCTTGTGATGGTGCTCATGTGCCTTAAGTATTTTCGTGAACATGCCCTGTTAAACGTTTTTTTGCTGTTGGTCAGCCTTTGTACCTATGTGATGCTGGCATCTGCCGTGTACAGGATGGTGCTGTATGTGCAGCAGTATCAGCTGACATTTCTCAGAATCCTGGTGCTGTGGTTCCTGGCCATGCTGTTTGTGCTGATTGCGGGGGTGGTAATTCTTATTTTTAATCACGATTTCCCTTTGTTCCGGTTCTGCCTGGCAGTAGTATCTTCCTTCTATCTAGTGTTCGCGTGGGCGCGTCCGGACTATATAACGGCCCGTTATAATGTATCCCACAGAGACAACATTGCCCGGGAAGAACAGAATGACTTTATGCGCCTTTCCACGGATGCTGCCCCTGCCCTGGAGGGAATGGCGGATTCTGCGATAAAGGAGCGCCTGCTGTCCTGGTATGCCGGAAGATATGAGGTATGGGATGACGGGGAGCCAATGGGACTTCGGACCTGCAATTTTTCAGTTCTGAAAGCCAGATCGTATCTCAAAAGTCATTAAGGCTGCCAGGAAACCGGCGCAGGAGGTTCATGCAGGGTACAGCTATAAGCAGAAAACTCTGAGAATCCCTCTATGAATCCGATGGTTTTTCATGTATACTATGAAAAGAAAAACGCGGATGATATGGAGTTGACTATATGAAAATAGCAGTGATGGGATACAGCGGTGCGGGAAAATCCACACTGGCTAAGAAACTGGGCAGGCTCTATGACTGCCCTGTTCTGTATTTGGACAGGATACAATTTGAACCCGGATGGAAAGAGAGGGACCGGGAGGAGGCGAAGCGTATGGCAGAGGCATTCCTGGACGAGAATCAGGACACGGGCTGGATTATTGACGGCAACTACGCAAAATTCTGCCAGGAACGGCGTCTGGAGGAAGCGGACCTCATCGTTTTCATGGATTATACCAGAAGAATCTGCCTGTGGCAGGCAGTAAAACGGTATTTGGAGTACAGAGATAAAACCAGGGAGAGCATGGCCGAAGGCTGCCGTGAGAAGATTGACTGGGACTTCGTGAAATGGATTCTCCGTGACGGGCGGGATGAAGCCCACAGTCATCAGTCCATTAAAGCCAGATATCCGCATAAGACGCTGGTGGTCCGCAATCGGAAACAGTTAAAGGACAGCATGACAAGGCTGATATTACGGAGCCGTGAGAGGACATTGTGATGAAACAGGAAGAACTTCTGATTAACCGCCTGGCTGCTTATGCCGGTTCGGACATGTATCCCTTCCATATGCCCGGGCATAAGCGCATGCCGGGCCCTATGGACAGCTTTGCCAATCCCTGGACAGTGGACATAACGGAGATTGACGGGTTTGATAATCTTCACCACCCGGAAGGAATCCTGAGGGATTCCATGAAATGGGCGGCGGATGTCTACGGGGCGGACCAGACCTATTATCTGATTAATGGAAGTACCAGCGGGATTCTTGCCGCTGTATGCGGAGCAGTACCCAGAGGCGGCAGAATCCTGGTGAGCAGGAACTGCCATAAATCCGTGTACCACGGAATTTATCTGAATCAGCTTAAAACCTCCTATGTTTATCCACAGGAGATAGAAGGATTGGGGATACAGGGAGGAATCACGGCGGAAGATGTGGACAGGATGCTTAAGCGGTATATGGACACACAGGCAGTCCTCATTGTATGCCCCACCTATGACGGAATCGTATCCGACATAGAGGCCATTGCCCAAATCGTTCACAGGGCAGGACTTCCGCTGATTGTGGATGAAGCCCATGGAGCCCATTTCCGGTATGACGCCATGTTTCCGGCGTCCGCACTGGACCTGGGGGCAGATGTGGTGATTCAGAGCGTGCATAAGACCCTTCCCAGCCTGACCCAGACAGCTCTGCTCCATATTAAGTGCAACCGGCCGGGCGGCGGATGCTATGCTGACCGGGAGCGCATTGACCGGTATCTTCACATGGTACAGAGCAGCAGTCCTTCCTATTTGCTCATGGCCAGCATAGAAAACAGTATATTCCAGATGGAACATATGGATATGACGTCCTATGGGAGACAGCTTCACAAGCTGCGGTCGGGGCTGGGTCAGATGAGGCATCTGCGCCTGGCGGATACAGGAATCATAGGACAGGCAGGAATCAAGGACCTGGATATCTCTAAAATCGTGGTTTCAACCAGGGGAACGTACCTGGTTTCACAGGAAAATGGAGATACCGGCTTTACCGGCGCCCGGCTGGACGATATTCTGCGCAGGGAATATCATCTGGAGATGGAAATGTGCGGAGCTGATTACGTGACAGCCATTACGACGGCCATGGACAGCGCACAGGGCCTGGAACGCCTGGGGGATGCACTGACCCGGATTGACAGCTGTTTGGCATCCCGCGGTTCGGATGCCCGCAGGAAAAACGGCAAAGAGCCTGTCACGGGAACGGATGATAAATCAGGTGGAGAGGATATGCACAGAGGCAGTGTATACAGTATGCGGTGTGACACGGCCATGTCCATGGGTGAGGCCATGGACAGAAATATGAAGTCCGTTGGTCTGGAGGACAGCGCAGGGTGTATTTCCGGGGAGTTTGTTTATATCTATCCGCCGGGCATACCCATTGTGGCTCCGGGGGAATGGATTAGCGGGCCCACCCTGGAGGTGATTCTGGAATACAGGGATAAGGGGCTTCCGGTGCAGGGCCCTGCGGACAAGTCCCTCAGGACTATCCGCATAGTTCAGAAGGACTGACGGGATATCAGGAAGAATGAAACAGAAAAAGGGACGGAACAGAAAGACTGAATGAGATAAGAAAGTGCAGTGTGAATCATGGGAAAAATATTTTATGTCATGGGCAAGAGTGCCTCCGGAAAAGATACCATATATAAGAGGCTCCACAGCAGGATGCCGGAACTTAAGACGGTTACCATGTATACAACCAGACCCATACGGGACGGGGAACAAAATGGGGTGGAGTATTTTTTTGTGGACCGTTCTTATCTGGAACAGTGCAGGAAGGATGGTATTTTGATTGAGTGCCGGACCTATGACACGGTTTACGGCCCGTGGAGTTATTTTACAGCTGACGATGGGCAGATTGATTTGAAAACAGGCAATTATCTGATTATGGGTACCCTGGAATCCTACGGGAAGATGCGTGCTTATTATGGAGAGGAGGCCCTTGTCCCGCTCTATATTTATGTGGAGGATGGATTGAGGCTGCGGCGGGCTCTGGAACGGGAACAGCAGCAGACCGTGCCTAAGTATAAGGAAATGTGCAGACGTTTCCTGGCAGATGAGGAGGATTTCAGCCCAAGCCATCTGGAAGAGAGCAGCATAACAAGGCAGTATGAAAATGTGGTGCTGGAGGATTGTCTTAGGGAGATTGTGCAGGAGATTGAGGGGATTTGTCATAGGGAACAAGATATAGGACAGCCGGAATTTCAGAATATCTGAAAACGGTCATTATAAAATACGTGCTGTGAATGCCGACTGGATTCGGCTTTCGCAGCACGTTATTTTTGTATGAAAAATATTACAAAAAAATCACTGCTTTACCTGGCCTCAGATACTGTGCACCGGCTTCTGAGGCCTGCCAGTCTGGGGATTTTCCAGATTATATTCATTAATCTTATTAAACAGCTGCCTGGCGCTGATTCCCAGCTTATAGGCAGTGGCTGATATGTTCCACCCCATCTGGTTTAAGACCCACTGCAGGTACTCCTTCTCACTGCGACGCTTGAATTCCCGCCAGGGCACGATGCCCGCCTGGGTGAAGGAGCTGGAAGTACTGTCGTCATCCGTTGTCTTCAGATTATAGAGAATGGGAATACCTTCCGTGGTGATGACATGGTTCTTGGAGAGGACCACCATTCGGTCCACATGGTTTCTCAGCTCCCTGATGTTGCCCGGATAATCATAATTAATAAGGAAATCCCAGGCTTTCTCGTCAATGCGGTCGATTCTGATTTGATTCACTCTCTGGGATTCCTCCAGGAAGAAGTGAATCATGTCCACCAAATCCTCCTTCCTTTCCTTAAGGGCGGGGATGCGGATGACAATGGTGCTGATACGGTAGAAGAAATCCTCCCGGAAGGTACTGTTGCGCACCTTGGCCACCAGGTCGCGGTTGGTAGCTGTTATCAGCCGGAAATCCAGCTGTTTGCTGTTGTTGCCGCCGATTCGTTCAATTCTCTTTGTCTCAATGGCGCGCAGCAGCTTGACCTGGGTGGTCAGGTTGATGTCGCCCACCTCGTCTAAGAACAGGGTGCCTTTATCCGCCAGCTCAAACTTACCGGCCCGGCCCTTGATGGCGCCTGTAAACGCGCCCTGCTCATGGCCAAACAGCTCTGCTTCCAGAAGGGATTCCGTATAGGCATTACAGTTGACCGCTATGAGCGGCATGTCGGAACGGCGGCTGCAGGCATGTATGTACTGGGCAGCCACATCCTTGCCGGAACCGGATTCCCCAATAAGGAGGACGTTTACATTGGATGCTGCCACACGTTCGCAGTCTTCCAATGCCCTCCGGTAGGCAGGGGATTTTGTGTTGAAAAAAAACTTTTTTTTCATATCGTTTTCGTCCATAAGCGGGTCTCCTGTAGTTAGATTTTCAAATTTTATTAATTATGTATAAAATTGAGAAAAAAATAACATAAAAATTGTAAAAGAAGGGAAAAATGAATGACAAAAATAAAAAGAATCCCTCTCTACCCCCTATTATAGCTGAAATTTATTTCACTATCAAGAAAAATAGTTCACGAAAAAAAGAAATTTAAAAAAAGTAAGAAGTTAAAAGAATGACAAAATAGACAATATAGAAAACCTATAAAGGACGGAAAAGCAATAGAAAAAATGAATTTTCATTGGTTAAAAGATAAAAAATAAAAAAAAATCCCACTTTAGAAAAAGTTGGCACGATAATTGCTCTATTATTATGTGGAATGGAATCCTATGCCTAATAAATTAAGAAAGATTCAAAGGGTGAAACATCATGTACATCGTAGTGACAAACAACATGAAGTGCAGGGACAGATATCAGGACAAATTAAAAGTGGACTTCCTGGAAAATGGTTCCTACATTGATGTGTTAATCAAGGTGAGAAACTATATACATAAAGGTTATCGCCTGGAAACCCATCCTATGGCAGGGAGCCTGAAGCCTAACCAGATTCCTTACAAAACAATCATAATTTCCGACTCTGAGGTTGAAAGAGAAGAATTTTACCAGTTTGAGATGGTGATGGAGAACAGTATTCAGTCCTGTGAGAAATTCATGAAGGACAGACGGACTCCTGATTGGCCGGAAAATATACTGGAAGACTTCAGGGACGTTGATTTATCTTTGATTGAAGGAGCTGTAAAAAAATAATATACAAGGAGGAGTGATTAGATGAAACTTGAGTTGGGGTTCGTTCAGATTAACGACATTCAGTTTGCATCTGAATCAAAAGTGGAAAACGGAACTATTTATGTTAATGCAGAAGAGTTAAAGGCACTTTTGTTGGAAGATGAGAACCTGAAGTCTGTTGAGTTTGAGATTGCAAAACCAGGAGAGAGTGTCCGTATCATGCCGGTAAAGGACGTGATCGAGCCACGTGTAAAAGTCAACGGAGGTGGAAACTTATTCCCGGGCGTTATTTCCAAGGTGGAGACAGTGGGAAGCGGAAGAACCAACGTATTAAAGGGTTCCGCGGTTGTTACCACAGGTAAGATTGTCGGCTTCCAGGAAGGTATCATCGATATGTGCGGCGAGGGAGCGAAGTACACACCATTCTCCCAGTTAAACAACCTGGTTGTTGTATGCGAGCCAATCGACGGACTTGCAAAGCATGCTCATGAGAAGGCTGTCAGATTCGCAGGCCTGAAGGCTGCTGATTACATCGGCAAGCTGGCTAAGGACGTAGAGCCTGATGAAGTTAAAGTATATGAGACCTGTTCCGTTAAAGAGGGAATTGAAAAGTATCCTGAGCTTCCAAGAGTAGCTTACGTACTTATGCTTCAGAGCCAGGGCCTGATGCATGATACATATGTATACGGCGTAGATATGAAACAGTCCTTGCCAACCATCTTAAACCCGACCGAATTAATGGACGGCGCTGTTTTAAGCGGTAACTGCGTATCTGCGTGCGACAAGAACACAACCTATCACCACCTTAATAACCCTGTTGTCGCAGACTTATTTGAACAGCACGGAAAGACCCTGAACTTTGTAGGTGTCATCATCACCAACGAGAACGTATACCTTGCCGACAAGATGCGTTCTTCTGACTGGACATCCAAGCTTTGCGAGTTCTTAGGCGTTGACGGCGCTATCGTTTCCCAGGAGGGCTTCGGTAACCCGGATACTGACCTTATCATGAACTGCAAGAAGATTGAAGGAAAAGGCGTTAAGACTGTTATCATTACCGATGAGTACGCAGGACGCGACGGAGCTTCCCAGTCCCTGGCAGATGCAG is a window of Enterocloster clostridioformis DNA encoding:
- a CDS encoding class II fructose-bisphosphate aldolase, which translates into the protein MYVSMKEMLWNAHENNYAVMAINCVNMEQAKAIIQSASEEHSAVIINISPRQMKAHGHGNIMAPMIKNMAEKVPVPVAFNLDHGANLEDITYAMECGFSSVMIDSSSYEFEENVRRTKTVAALAHGMGLSCEAELGHVGMANQSDNTRTDLYTNPEQAKEFVARTHCDCLAVAIGTAHGSYPKGFVPKLDFDRLRLLKDTLKMPLVLHGGSGAGDENIKKVVGCGINKINVCTDLFKHARQAMADAIAADPSIDYMDVCMVAQEAMKVFIKRYMRLIGSSGRYTFEKDQGPELD
- a CDS encoding ATP-binding protein, which codes for MIRRIIKINEDLCNGCGACAAACHEGAIGMVDGKARLLKDDYCDGLGDCLPTCPTGAITFEEREAAAYDEAAVKARMAQGRNASGAAPCPSAGVSSNVSPSAVSPFAAPHHSGCPGSRSRSIAREARENTVSTGTLFPEKTVSMESRLSQWPVQIKLAPVQAPYFKDARLLIAADCTAFAYGNFHNDFIAGRITLIGCPKLDMVDYSEKMTEIIRLNDIRDVTIVRMEVPCCGGIENAAKRALQASGKFIPWQVVTVRTDGSLVR
- a CDS encoding DUF554 domain-containing protein encodes the protein MPYGIITNCIAVFLGGVLGAFLKNHFPQKLKEALPNIFGLSAITMGISLIIMLKSLSAVVLALIVGTVIGELLNLEDNLLKGLHRLEEQLPLTLDDEQMDVLISMIILFCFSGTGVFGAMNSAMTGDHSILYAKAVMDFFTAIIFGTTAGYLVGFIAVPQFAVGILLFGGASYILPLVTDTMLANFKACGGIITLAVGLKIAGIKRTKVLNILPAIAIIFPLSCLL
- a CDS encoding MarR family winged helix-turn-helix transcriptional regulator, encoding MNFHYLLMSGHAIYLKQLMAQLNHTGLTPGQPKVLDYLMAHDGANQREIADACHIEAATLTSVLNGMEAKSLIERRRTDGDRRSFYIYLTGSGKEMGQKVTEAFSRLEEDTFRDIPPEKVQEFMELFRELYLRMQRNFDTGEPAK
- a CDS encoding DUF2975 domain-containing protein: MNMRLVRFTKGLLDIMFYVGMAITVAIPVLFHYVGMYIEKFRTYYVVQCVLYMASGVLALLLVLELRRMFATVLADDAFVMENAASLKRMGKYSFLIAFLSILRLFVAFTPATAVIIIVFSIAGLFCFVLCLVFEQAIRYKQENDLTI
- a CDS encoding helix-turn-helix domain-containing protein gives rise to the protein MGIVINLDVMMARRKKGLKELSAEVDITMANLSILKNNKAKAIRFSTLEAICKALDCQPGDILSYEKEEGEDENGR
- a CDS encoding DUF4153 domain-containing protein is translated as MEDKMYLNAAAQGEVSGRGDRTEEKLGGRLQRIGRDFGFFGVLSIFYGVSASFCLFRNPLGITVPLFVAVTYGAAFLIFRKMGVVIKKDSYLLAAVSLLIGLSTCFTGNMAVGYYMNRLALILLFCIFILHQCHQDNKWNIGKYMASIILYLAQAVGMVFYPFRHLGEYILSLKDKRSRNVFRLLAGACAAIPAVIFLCVLLSGADMVFRNMLSVVISKFLNPVTLFLVVLQTIFWSLAMYCLVCSAYGGSISDGMVNVRRHSPVAAVSFMAMVGFVYLVFCVIQIVYLFMGKGSLPLGMTYSQYARQGFFQLLFVAVLNLVMVLMCLKYFREHALLNVFLLLVSLCTYVMLASAVYRMVLYVQQYQLTFLRILVLWFLAMLFVLIAGVVILIFNHDFPLFRFCLAVVSSFYLVFAWARPDYITARYNVSHRDNIAREEQNDFMRLSTDAAPALEGMADSAIKERLLSWYAGRYEVWDDGEPMGLRTCNFSVLKARSYLKSH
- a CDS encoding DNA topology modulation protein: MKIAVMGYSGAGKSTLAKKLGRLYDCPVLYLDRIQFEPGWKERDREEAKRMAEAFLDENQDTGWIIDGNYAKFCQERRLEEADLIVFMDYTRRICLWQAVKRYLEYRDKTRESMAEGCREKIDWDFVKWILRDGRDEAHSHQSIKARYPHKTLVVRNRKQLKDSMTRLILRSRERTL
- a CDS encoding aminotransferase class I/II-fold pyridoxal phosphate-dependent enzyme — translated: MKQEELLINRLAAYAGSDMYPFHMPGHKRMPGPMDSFANPWTVDITEIDGFDNLHHPEGILRDSMKWAADVYGADQTYYLINGSTSGILAAVCGAVPRGGRILVSRNCHKSVYHGIYLNQLKTSYVYPQEIEGLGIQGGITAEDVDRMLKRYMDTQAVLIVCPTYDGIVSDIEAIAQIVHRAGLPLIVDEAHGAHFRYDAMFPASALDLGADVVIQSVHKTLPSLTQTALLHIKCNRPGGGCYADRERIDRYLHMVQSSSPSYLLMASIENSIFQMEHMDMTSYGRQLHKLRSGLGQMRHLRLADTGIIGQAGIKDLDISKIVVSTRGTYLVSQENGDTGFTGARLDDILRREYHLEMEMCGADYVTAITTAMDSAQGLERLGDALTRIDSCLASRGSDARRKNGKEPVTGTDDKSGGEDMHRGSVYSMRCDTAMSMGEAMDRNMKSVGLEDSAGCISGEFVYIYPPGIPIVAPGEWISGPTLEVILEYRDKGLPVQGPADKSLRTIRIVQKD
- a CDS encoding guanylate kinase, translating into MGKIFYVMGKSASGKDTIYKRLHSRMPELKTVTMYTTRPIRDGEQNGVEYFFVDRSYLEQCRKDGILIECRTYDTVYGPWSYFTADDGQIDLKTGNYLIMGTLESYGKMRAYYGEEALVPLYIYVEDGLRLRRALEREQQQTVPKYKEMCRRFLADEEDFSPSHLEESSITRQYENVVLEDCLREIVQEIEGICHREQDIGQPEFQNI
- a CDS encoding sigma-54 interaction domain-containing protein codes for the protein MDENDMKKKFFFNTKSPAYRRALEDCERVAASNVNVLLIGESGSGKDVAAQYIHACSRRSDMPLIAVNCNAYTESLLEAELFGHEQGAFTGAIKGRAGKFELADKGTLFLDEVGDINLTTQVKLLRAIETKRIERIGGNNSKQLDFRLITATNRDLVAKVRNSTFREDFFYRISTIVIRIPALKERKEDLVDMIHFFLEESQRVNQIRIDRIDEKAWDFLINYDYPGNIRELRNHVDRMVVLSKNHVITTEGIPILYNLKTTDDDSTSSSFTQAGIVPWREFKRRSEKEYLQWVLNQMGWNISATAYKLGISARQLFNKINEYNLENPQTGRPQKPVHSI
- a CDS encoding GrdX family protein, whose amino-acid sequence is MYIVVTNNMKCRDRYQDKLKVDFLENGSYIDVLIKVRNYIHKGYRLETHPMAGSLKPNQIPYKTIIISDSEVEREEFYQFEMVMENSIQSCEKFMKDRRTPDWPENILEDFRDVDLSLIEGAVKK
- a CDS encoding glycine/sarcosine/betaine reductase component B subunit, yielding MKLELGFVQINDIQFASESKVENGTIYVNAEELKALLLEDENLKSVEFEIAKPGESVRIMPVKDVIEPRVKVNGGGNLFPGVISKVETVGSGRTNVLKGSAVVTTGKIVGFQEGIIDMCGEGAKYTPFSQLNNLVVVCEPIDGLAKHAHEKAVRFAGLKAADYIGKLAKDVEPDEVKVYETCSVKEGIEKYPELPRVAYVLMLQSQGLMHDTYVYGVDMKQSLPTILNPTELMDGAVLSGNCVSACDKNTTYHHLNNPVVADLFEQHGKTLNFVGVIITNENVYLADKMRSSDWTSKLCEFLGVDGAIVSQEGFGNPDTDLIMNCKKIEGKGVKTVIITDEYAGRDGASQSLADADASANAVVTGGNANMVINLPAMDKVIGYPEVADIIAGGFDGSLHEDGSIVAELQVITGATNEMGFNKLSAR